A stretch of DNA from Acropora palmata chromosome 12, jaAcrPala1.3, whole genome shotgun sequence:
GCTGGTGTTCTCGCCACCTCACCATTATGTTTCCATGACGCTGTAATTACATTTCATACCTCTGGCAACTGTACTGAAAGTTAATCCCTCCCACATCCCCTAAAAATGCCCCCCTAAAAAGACTATTGAAGTGTTAAATGTGACGTAATGGtaaatacatacatacttaaCTACTAGATCTCTTAAAGCCTTAACCCTGCGTTAGTAAGTTATATCCtgttagtataaatttacttgtaGCCTATCGTGAATCCCTGAATCTGACTGGCTatattaccgtagactatcggctgatagtctacggtaGGATAGTTGCTCGCGTGGTTGTATACGTGaccctctttcaaacttgaatcagtacacatggcgcgaatggcgcgccacgtttgaacctgatgaaacaGTCTTTTTCTACGCGTTActtgacacttttttttctttcatgcaAGGAGaccacgagtaaatttatattaaAACAAGTAGACTACGAGACCGaattttctacgagcgatagcgATAGCGAAAACACTGGTAACCCATCGAtgcgagaaaatttggttttatagcCATGACGTCAACGACAGTACGTCCCTCCGTCCGCCCTTTCATGTAAGCCAAACGTGATACGTCGCACTGTTACAAGTTTGAGGGTGCAGAGTTAATGACAATAAACACAAAACTAATAATGaggagctccgcttttaggcttggctaaatctatatattagaTCCTCGATCGCGTTATTGAAAACCTCTCAAGCAagagcaatgcatttcaattaAACAAATTACTGTACCTGAACAATCCTTTCCACCAAAATTTCCAAGGCAATTACAAATGTAGTCGTTTTTGTCGGCTAGGAATGTGcatttgccgccatttttgcaAGGGTTTGGCTTACATCGGTCAGGCTCAgtaactgtaaaaaaaattgatcatAAGAGAACACTTAAGAgaaaatttccatggaaaGTAATAAGGACACATTCATGACCGCATGGATGACAAAACCACGAATTTCTTGACTTCCACAGCAAAAATCTACCAACGAGTGAGATCTGCTGCCATCTTAACCTAGATCACGTGAAATATGTCTACAAAGGTCATTATCTTTCACTGTGTAAACGATTAtcttttattacatattatgcgtggatatcagtgtgataaagccgtgaataaaaatgatacccgtgaagtgatatgatatcatttcactgcagtgaaatgatatcatatcacttcacggatttgaattgtccaatcaaatagattgtaataatttggttggaccaatcaggTCGCACGTTACATTTTAGCTGACggctggcgtcaaatttggcgggaaggaATGCTTttgcgggaagaattgctttgcagttttatcaacgctttcttgtacttcaacttgctagcttgattttttaaagcatataatatgtaataaacaaattctttcatgttaagagcctgatatcgtttttattcactcgtttttaataccataccatatggtattaaaagctcgtgaataaaaacgataccaagctcttaacatgtaataatctatatgtATCAAACGAGCGACAGTGCTAATGGAAGATCGAAGCGGAGTCTTATACGGCTTATACGGCTTAAGACGTGGAagctatttattattataattcaaAGCAAGTTCTTTCAATCATCAGAGAGCTACAAAACGAGagcaattatttttcatgtatGACATTAACAGCGACAATCTGTAATTGTAGGACCTGCCTACCATTACAGTCCGGAGGTTGGTACGGAGGCCGGCATATGCAGATGCGTTTGTCCCCTTTTGGAATACACTGCCCTCCATTAGAACAAGGCCAGAGTAGACATGGTCTGCAGATATCTAcgaaagaagcaaaaaaaaaaaaacctcttttACGTCGTCATGACACAAATAGAAGCCATGAATATTGCCGGAGAAgaaacttcttttcttttaagcaagatgatgacaaaaaaaagtgaacatTCGTAAATAATAAGACCCCTTATTTCGTATTCGTAATCTTACTTCACCTTTGCATTGTGGTCCGCAGTACCCTGGAAAGCACTCGCAGTCATAACTCCCGTCAGGTCCTTCACTACATGTGCCATGGTAACAAGGGTTGGGATTGCAATGACTTGATACAtcttaaaaagaaatgaaaaacgttttaaaCGTTCTCCAAAACGGTAACTTTCACTATAAGGGCCTTACTCAAGCctctttattttcctttaacaaTATCTCATTATCATTCATAACTGCTGAGGATTCTTCCAACTCCTCGGATGTTTAGAtgaggctatgcaaacacgggaAAAGTCTTCTATTGCTTGTATAAAATATGTCTCGAACATAATTCcacaaatgaaggaaaatgttgtttattcggtgttgtttatttgatttttgaccaaaatagGTTTTCTTGATACGCGCTCATACTTCCTACCGGCCAATTAAGATGCGTACCTGACAACAGGTAACCAACAAAAACTAGTGTAATATCACAACCGAGTTTACCCACACctattgaccaatgagagTGCGTACTATCCTTATTATTTTATGTATCATTTATGAGACAGGGTTGGCCTTGTGGTGAGATCACTTGCCTTTCACCAATGTGGCCCTGATTCAATTTCCGTACTCAGCGTCATATgtggttgagtttgttggttccctactctgctctgagaagTTTCTCcgcgggtactccggtttcccctctcatcaaaaaccaacatttgatttgatttgatttgttgaacaataattgtaaaatagtgatttgAGCAATGTTTATTTCCTGTAGAATTGTGATCATACATAAATGCTAATTTGCGCTATAGAAATGTTGAACATTATATTGAAATTGAGTCAGAGCGAGAGGACAATTGACTATTTTCGAATTCActtcagcctctatttcaaggcGAATCTATGTGAGAAGTCTATTTCATGAATATCAGTTCAAGTTATTCatttgaaattagaactaattaacaaaaatttcgcacttagactcgatTTCAAGGAGAGACTGAGAGAAACTCAGAAGTGGTCTATTTTTGACGCTCAAGGAAATCGGCATGGTTCTATTTGTGTTTATTTCTGGATGTCAGAGGACGCATAGTGGACCCATATGACCACCACGCTCTCCAACCAAAGTGCGATCTCTTATCCTAATGGATACCTGACACCACGCATGGTGTAtgaattgaatttaaaaaacaaaaacgaaaacaaaaacaaaaaacgaaaacaaaatggtaCAATAAGGAGCATCTCACTTACTCTTGCAATGAATTCCATCGCCAATAAAGTGAGGCTTACAAACACATCGATGATTAACACAGTCAGCATCAGGATGGCACAAAGAGCAAACATCCACTAAAACAGTGAAAAGAAACATCACGAACGATGTTTGTTGAATCGTATTTATTTCACCACCCCTAGAGAGGGAATGACAAAAAGTGGTAGTGTGCTCTGAAGAAAGCCTAAGCATGGTGGAAACAGCGtggaaacaaaagcaatgaaagttTGTACGGTAAAAATACGCTTGCATGGCTGGCTATAAAATCCGGAATCTCACCCCCAGCCCCCTTCTTTTCACAAACAGTCAGTCAAAGAGACTTATCGCCTCGCATTACTGATATAAAAGTTCTCCCGACCCATGAAGAGGTGGAAGCCCAGCTTTCCGCTGTTATgaatatttaaaattcaagTCAGCCATACTTGCCTCCGCAACGTGGTCCAGAGAATCCAAGAGGGCACAGGCAGAAAAATTCTTGATTTATAGAAGGAGTAACTAAGTCATGACCATTATACTGCTCTCGTCCTGCATTGTCGTTAAAATATGTATCTATACAGGTACCACCGTTGAGACAGGGCTGGTCGATACATGGGTGAGGTACTGCAACATACAGCAAGAAGAAATAGCCATTGCTTTCTGCAGCATTTTTTGCGTTATGTAACAGTTTAGACTACTATTTTCGAGTCGGATCTACTAataccattattattttttttcttttatggttCTAATTGGAATTAGTAAAATataactagtggtctattaccactgctgcgttctgattggttgagctactaatAGGCTACTTCTTATAGCCCACTGGTAGCGAAAAGCGTcctccatatttgtaatgCCTTAACTAGCGAACTTTTgtctatatattttttaaaccgactagttggattttagtgtgaacaattattcctcttgtTCTCATGGACTCTGAGCCACTTgtctattgactcagagccgattcaggctcgaggaataattgatAAATTACTCGTAGTGTTATTGTAATATCGCGTTATCTATTTAAGTACGGAGGTCACGTTCAtgaagagagagagaaaatacTGATGACAGAATCTGTTACTAATTTTTCGCTTTCGCAATTGGTCCTAGCACACGTATCTATAAAGACGCTGATCACcaaaatgttaataataataataataataataataatagcaataataataataataataagcaaTTTGCTGAGACCAACTATGCAAAGGTTCCCATTTGAAGCATCATATTggtcttttgatattttcaagGTTTCAAGCACTTGCAATTTGTCTCCTGAAATGCTGAATTTAACCAAACGTGCTACCAGAAGTGTCGTTATGCGTGATAGAATTGGGCCCATACGTTTATGATATTCGTCATCTCCAGAAAAGCTGTTTCTTATTCAGATGATGCAAGTTATGACCACTTGCAGTTAGCACGAGAAATATCTAATGAGACGTCATTGACTGGGGACCGATCAGATAATTAACACAATTCCGCAAACTGATGGGCCAAGACCAAGTAAGACCTCTGACTTCTGTTAATATTTAATTAGATTGTACTTTTTGTGAGCCTCAAGAATTTGATGGTACGTGCTACATGCAAGGTGGTCCTTCTTGAGTTGGTAGTATCTAGTATTTTCTGGTATGTCTACGATAGGTGGTCCTTCTTTAGTGTATCACGTCTAGTACTATTTCGCTGAGATCCAAAGTCTAGTTGCTAGACAAAACGGGAATaccaccttgttataaataactGCGAGAAAACAGTAGCTAGTTAGGAGCAAGATTTAAGTGTAGAGTAAGAGTTAAGAATTCATGAAGGCAGAGTCAAAGtcgaaaaacaattaattacAGCTGCACGGTGCCAGTGTGTTAGAGTTCCGGTACGTTTCACAAGGCGAGCCGCTCAACACTTTCTAAGGTAAACTGTGTTGCCGCATGGGTGAGAAGGCAAAAGCTCAATTTTTGGTGAATTGGTAACTAAAGCGTTCGGGTGAGAATTACCACAGCAGTTAAACCGGATGCACGGATTTACTTGAACCAAATGGAAAATTGGCTGAAAGCTATCACGGTGGTAATATAACCCGTTTAATAGTAAATTTTCTGCCACCTTACTCTGGCAGTTGCGTCCTCGATAGTATTGTGAACAAATGCAATGGTATGTCCATCGATTGTTATGCAAACCCAAAGGATGAGCCATGGTGACTGTGCACGATCCACCATGAAGGCACGGGTCAGGTTGGCAGACATGATCTAAGCATAAGAAAGAAATTATCAGTTTGGAGTAGCTCCTATTATGATTTTCAAATATagcagaaagaaagaaaatgcgTGAGGtagatgaaaaaaattcttacccTGAAAGACCAGACCATCGATCTGTACAATCAGTTATTGGAAGGGAAGGCTCAGCTTCCGAGCTTACCTTGGCAGTATGTTCCTACAAATCCTCGGGAACAATGACATGGTTGCACGGGATTTTCCACACACCTCCCTCCATTGTGACATGGATTCACATAACAAACGTATTTTTCTAAAGAGAAAGACACTTTCAGTTTACTTGAAAGTAAGTTGTTATAATTTATGATCAGTACCATGAGATAATCaaccagctaaaactgggaagttttcttttcgtcaagaaataaaaaaatcttaaGGCGATCTGAAGGACACTAGTCAATAGTTGCTTTTACAGTTATCAACCGCTTTGaaacataaacgaggctaatgggccatttttcattgtattCACCCAAAAGCTTCGACTACATGCAGccttaacaacgtcaaaaactatgtcccaattaaccccttaactgccgaatgagcgctcaaggcaccagacaaatttactcgtcaatggggaaccccttggacgggaaagggttaaagaaaCGAAGCTTTGCATGAAGGCTCAACTGTTACATCAGCTATTACTGAATTCAGCAAGATCTcgaaataatattttatggTTGCAAGTATAAAATCTATTGTTTACTTCTGTATTTCAATTAATCTAAGTTCTCCTCAAGATAGAACTGAATACATATTCTGGTTTGGCTTCAAGGACAATCGAGTCCCTTTCTATTCTTAACTTTTAAAGACGCCAGAAGGTTTTCggcaaagagaaaaacaagaattaaAGTTACCATGACAATGTGTCCCATGGTATCCTGGATGACATTGGCACCGGGCACCGCCGTTGATGTTTTCACAAGTTCCTCCATGCTGGCAAGGGTTTGGGTAACAGAAATCAACCCCTGTAacgattttttatttgttgctccatcAAATTATGCAGACAACTTTACAAATTTGTTAGGTTTCAGTTTTGGACCTGTTAAAGAGAACCTATAAGGACGTCTGTTTTTGTTCATCGTTTAGATTAGGCTTGTTGATGAGATTTGGCTTGTTTGTCCTCCTTGTCCTGCAAAGTATTGTCTCCATGGTTTTGGAAttgcggttttttttttctttctccccacccctctctccctctctctctctctccctccctcCTCCCTTACCCTTcccctctttcttttttaagggGGTAGAGGGGTGAGAGGGTCAAAAGTAAAACCGCGGGCTAGCCTACGTTGGAGGCTACGACTACACCTTGGCTAACCGAGAATCACATTAGTCCGCTACTGTCGACACTGATGGCGACAGTATCAATAGCTTGTTTTATTGGCTTGCTCACCTTGGCAGTGATTACCCCTGAATCCATCTCGGCAGATACATTTATAACCTTTTATTGTCTCGACGCATTTACCTCCGTGTTCACATGGGCTTGGAACACAAAATAATTCCTCTAAAAAGAAACATAGATGCACGATTTCAAATCAAAGGCCCGATTTATAATTCCTGCCTTTGTCTGAAACGTatgatagaaaaaaaattgcttcgGAGTTTAAACATTTGTTGACATTAATGGTTTGACGTCATCGTCATTGCAAAGAAGGCGCGGTGGCTGAGTGGTTAAGGCGCTGCACTTGAAATCTGAAGACCCTGATTTTTAAGTTCCACTCTGAAcaccagctggatttgtttcaggtaatccctggttcaactcctcgtcCATAGCCCACTAGTccgcctcctgccagttgggttTCTTAAACTGTTAAGTTTCCTTCAATAGTTTGTGTAAAGCCCCAATGGGAAGAGGAAAATTAAGTATACGTTACATTACAATGTCATTGATACAAATGTCATAACGAACACTGTACTCAGGACTCAAAAATCTTTTAAGAAAGCCTGAGTATATCCATTTGGATTGGAACTCATGACAATGCCAGTGGGCTCACACTGCAACTGTAATCATAATCTGTTTACCTTCGCAGTTGTATCCAGTAAATCCGTGGGTGCATTTACATTTGTAACCTTGATTAATTTCCAGACATTTTCCACCATTCTTGCATGGTCCAGAAAAACAGAACTGTTGTACTGAGGAAACCAAGCAAAAGGCGCTTTCAAGAAATATCGTTTTAGGGAAAAGGTGCAATAAATCAATCTCTTTATGTATCTATTTATAACAACACaaccaaaattgaaacaaaaaatcaaactgccttggattaaaaaaaaaaaacacaaaagaacaGCTTATTGACTTCTTTATGAACAAACAACAATAGTCGTCAATCTTCCATGCCGTTTCGGGGATCAATTTACGAAAAAGCCTCGCGATGGCATATATATTAAGGCACTCGGGGCACCCGCAATGCCATCCATGCGTTACTCTGCAGAATATCTTGTCACCACGGCTTGACGCAACCTACTGTCTTCATCTCACGTCGCGGCGAATCAAAATTATACCGTCGCTGTAACTATAAACTGCTTTGGCTAAATTTAGTTTCTTTCACCTACTTTGACAAGTCTCGCCGCTATAATGAGGAGGGCAAATGCAGTAATAACTGCCACCAAGAAATTGAGAAATATATCCGCCATTTATGCAAGGGTTCTCTGAAAGTAAAGAAAAGTCTTCCGTATGAAACTTAAATTAAAGGAGATAATCTCTGCATATTCTGTTTTATACCGTTGATAAATATATAACGATTGAATACT
This window harbors:
- the LOC141860668 gene encoding uncharacterized protein LOC141860668, with translation MDFQHLTFNLVLLFLSLHFQSLVYGKLTAGKALRKQYIRKVNDHTETNALTSTRSNNTKGVRKDLVDSLVPLGDVQAPLFPVNIEHIRDYPVPVPVKHEIAENVLHVHIHDKNPCINGGYISQFLGGSYYCICPPHYSGETCQIQQFCFSGPCKNGGKCLEINQGYKCKCTHGFTGYNCEEELFCVPSPCEHGGKCVETIKGYKCICRDGFRGNHCQGVDFCYPNPCQHGGTCENINGGARCQCHPGYHGTHCHEKYVCYVNPCHNGGRCVENPVQPCHCSRGFVGTYCQDHVCQPDPCLHGGSCTVTMAHPLGLHNNRWTYHCICSQYYRGRNCQIPHPCIDQPCLNGGTCIDTYFNDNAGREQYNGHDLVTPSINQEFFCLCPLGFSGPRCGVDVCSLCHPDADCVNHRCVCKPHFIGDGIHCKNVSSHCNPNPCYHGTCSEGPDGSYDCECFPGYCGPQCKDICRPCLLWPCSNGGQCIPKGDKRICICRPPYQPPDCNVTEPDRCKPNPCKNGGKCTFLADKNDYICNCLGNFGGKDCSECDCPKAVKIKGKMVVDSICDNIGECICPEIEGVRLVFTAKNGCVESGGGPCERDPCQRGDCVNDDNEPEGFRCANCPSPYFGRLCECTTCTCENPCKNGATCQDISTRQYKCICPPGFTGDDCSVRAVGGHCNLRKCKNGGTCVERLNGYDCICTPQFTGPHCGVDKCANCDVNADCIYGRCRCRRGYIGTGYVCAEVDKEPSCGVCPLHHQCMRGMCICLPGFIC